In the genome of Aedes aegypti strain LVP_AGWG chromosome 2, AaegL5.0 Primary Assembly, whole genome shotgun sequence, the window CCTCCGATTTGTCCATTTTCTGCTTCTATAACAAAATGTTCGAAGATCAATTCCACATGTGCTTGGAATTTCCCGCACAAAATCGCTACATCATTGCATTCCCATTGATTTGCAGTCACTTCCAGAACTGCACTCACGAAATGTGCCCGGAAGAACGTCATCACATTCGAGAACGATCCTTATCGGTGGTGAACATGTTTTTGGACGAGATGGCAAAGGAAGCTAAGAATATCATCACTACAATATGTGATGAACAGTGTATGATGGCAGACGCATTGCTTCCAAAGCATTGTGCCAAAATCCTTTCCGCTGCGGCTAGTCGAAAGAAGAAGGATAAAAACAAGAAGCACATGGACGACATAAGACGACCAGGCGATGAAAGCTACAGAAAAACACGAGAAGAGCTAACAACGATGGATAAACTGCACATGGCTCTAACAGAACTCTGTTTCGCTATTAATTACTGCCCAACTGTTAATGTGTGGGAATACGCCTTCGCTCCTAGAGAATATCTTTGCCAACATCTAGAAACTCGCTTCTCAAGAGCCTTGGTCGGAATGGTTATGTATAACCAGGATACAATGGAAATTGCTAAACCTTCTGAGCTGTTGGCATCTGTAAGAGCTTACATGAATGTACTGCAAACTGTGGAAAActatgttcatatcgacatcaCTAGGGTTTTCAACAACTGTTTGCTACAACAAACGCAGGCTCAGGATAGTCACGGAGAGAAGACCATTGCAGCTCATTACAATACTTGGTATTCAGACGTCTTGCTGAGAAAAGTCAGCGGAGGAAACATCGTATTTTCGTTGAATCAAAAAGCATTTGTCAGTATAACTCCAGAGGGTTGCATTCCATTCAATCCGGAAGAGTTCTCCGATTTCAACGAGCTGCGTGCCTTAGCTGAGCTAATTGGGCCTTACGGAATCAAGCTTCTGAATGAATCCTTGATGTGGCATATTGCCAACCAAGTTCAGGAGCTCAAACGAATGGTTGCACTGAACAAGGAAGTTCTCAGCATTCTACGCAGCAATTTTGATAAACCGGAAATCATGAAAGAACAGTTCAAGCGTCTTCAACAGGTGGACAATGTACTGCAACGCATGACCATCATTGGAGTCATTTTGAGTTTTCGCCAACTTGCCCAAGAAGCCctagttgatgttttagaccAACGCATTCCATTCCTCTTATCATCCGTGAAAGATTTCCAAGAGCACGTTCCTGGAGGCGATCCGCTTAAGACCGTATCCGAAATGGCATCTGCCTCGGGACTCAAGTGCAAAGTTGATCCAGCATTATCGAACGCGTTGAAAGCCCACAAACCGGAGCTAGATGAAGGTGAACACTTGATAGTTTGCCTCCTGATGGTATTCGTTGCCGTTtccattccaaagttggccaaAAATGAAAACTCTTTCTACCGTGCATCCCTCGAGGCACATACAAACAACACCCATTGCATGGCAGTTGCGATTAACAACATCTTTGGTGCAATGTTCACGATCTGCGGGCAGAATGACATTGAAGACAGGATGAAGGAATTTTTGGCTCTCGCGAGTTCGTCACTGCTAAGGCTAGGCCAAGAATCGGATAAAGAAGCGATCAAGAACCGTGAATCGATCTATCTGCTTCTGGACCAAATCGTTCAAGAATCACCATTCCTCACGATGGACTTGCTCGAATCGTGCTTCCCATACGCGCTGATTAGGAACGCATACCACGCTGTTTACAAGCAGGAGCAACTAATGCATTAGGATAATATCATCACCTTTTCGGAAATTTCAGCGATATATGCTTTTATTCGATTCGAACTATATTCTTACCAAAAGGAAACATTTAGGCTAAACTTCGTATTATTTAAATCGATATTGTGTATCTACCAATCGTTTATACTTGTAATTCCTTAAAAGTTTACGACAAACCACGCCAACAAATATTACACGTGATTTATGTACAACATATTTACAATAGACGTACATTATTGGACAataaatttgcaacttttttcgattttgcaTACACAATGGTTAACTTAAGAGTTTTAGAGTTTTACAGTTCTTccgacataacttgaatttcaacatatatttttgagtgatttttccaattacGAAGCCAAAATTAACAACAATTTAGTTCAGTTAAGTTGTGAATTTGGAAGAGATGACCGAGTCTTTCATGTTTTCAAGTTAATCGTCTATTAATTTTAGTTGAAAATACTAGGGTTtccaattttctaaaacttccgTGATTCTAGGAGATTTTTAAGTACTGTAAAACGGGATAGCTTTGATACTTTTTGGACTAAAATCTAATTATTCTGCATTTTTTATTATAgatcttttatttttatttccataACAAGtgcccttaatgctacaactagataactcgaaactTTCAATGTTCGAAACTTGGATTTTCGAGaaatctagttgtagcatcaaggggacgaagtACTGGTATCTTAGCTATATAGATTGTAGTTGAAAGATTACATAACGATTCGTTTTGAATGCGACAATTATTTATCAGGTAATCGAAAGTCGATTTTCGGTTTTGGAGTAACTTTGATAACGTGTATGAGTAATGAGCAGAAGAGTTAAACATGTGCTAAATGAGTTGCAATATCCTTGCCACTATGGACGTGTAAATGTTTCTTATATTAATTGCAGGGAGGACAACTTTTACGGGCAAGTAGAtatgaaatgtttaaagttgcgtgtaatattttataagtGTGGTAAAATTATTTCATGGAAACTATGAAGAATATATATCATCTTGAGTGGTACGCTACCATCgaataataaattataaaatatgtaatattcaacataATGCGACATTGAAAAAGATAGCGTCATTTATAAACGGCAATATTTCATAACAACCgtaagaataaaaataatattcaagaaAGATAATTTAAAAAGCGTTTTCTTCCAAACTTGGTGAAACAAATccatttctagttttttttaagtagAATTGCATCTTCCTATTCTACTATACCCTGTGTAAGTATAAAATTTCCAAAACCGAAAGCGCTACATTGAAATGAAAGATtgtgaacgctaataactcaatGGTTCTTATTTTCCCATTTTTACCCTTATTACAACCAGTttgaagggtataaagatcgcttgaaaaactgacttttgatccgaggccatTACCAATCGATGCTCGAcaaactgagcacatgtccgtgtgcgtgtattttttttttttagttttagaaggtggtaaattacatttacgAACTAACCAGCGTTTCACGTTCGATATAGAGGCTAGTCACATCGAATTCGTCCATCGTGCGCCAGAGTGTCGGACTCGAATCCAAACCGACTAAATCCACCTTCACCCACGAGCCATTTCCCCCGGAACTGCCTCTAGGCATTACTTCATGGGGAGGCTATTGTGATAACCGCTGCACTGCTCCTTGCTTCACTTGCTGTGTGTGACTCACGTGCATCTTACGCTCCTGTACTTCCCTTGGCTCTCTTCGTACTGCATTTACTTGCATTGCGCCTGTTGCTTATCCGCTGATTCtgaagtgccgaggtcgatccagcgattccggttgaaggATGGCTTCAGGTttactggtgccccgacgacttaagccggtgactcgctacggactactcagaatagccccgacggtggatctatcctactccgacgaagatttccccgacggcggaagatATCCCGAACCTATGCTTTccgggctgatgccgaggtcggtcctgcaattccggttggaggatgacttccggtttgcaggcgcctcgacgacttattaccgatactacgctatgTGCGCTCTACTGGGTCTAGTCCCCGGCTGAgtatctagcctactccggtcgcgcCGGTGTGTCTCCTTCATATGCTCGCTTCAACAGGCTGACTTGACAAGTGAAgtgaactgagcacatgtccgtgtgtgtgtgtgtgcgtGTGTGTTTTGCAAAAATGTCACCCAATTATCTCAGCCAATTGTCAACCGAGTTGAACACTTTTTAGCTCCAAATGAAAGcttcaacattcccatagaacccATATTAAATTTCATCGCGATCGGActtttcgttacagagttatgaatcaaacagttttgtgaagtactagaaaaagcatattctaatattttcaagtgTTTGCATTTTGAATCGATTctagttcttttatcggctaattaAAGCTCTGACATTAattcataagccttcaaattttcattgaaatcggattactagttacAGATATACCAACGGTAGAATTTTGTAAAGTACTGTAttctaaaatatccaactttttacattttgatcaatttctcagctattttacAGCTATTAAACCgatttaagctcttttttcgtcgattgaagGCTTTGGCATCATTCATaatcatattgcaatcgaataaTAAGAGCcagagataaaaatcgaatttttccataaaatctctaaaatttatcttttttaatttgacagcacataaatcttaaaaaaaatcgctggcaTGATCAttctaaaacattttatttttcatatttcggaATTAGTTAAAAGATTACTATATAAAATAGTGTGATAAAGTTTGATATCCGCCTTTTGATGTGCAGTTTTCAAGACTTTTCGCAAACCATTGAACTATTGAAATGATAGAACATAGTCGCAATATACTAAAGTTTAGCTATTCTGATACAAGGTTCCAGATTAGACCtgttaatatttgaaaaaatgtctggaaatcttccggtcaagcagtattctgaattctcatgctaagaacaatgtctggtcataTTTTCagctcactatgcttcaagttgaaaatgtgtttttaggcttattttaaggtttaaaaaatcataacttaatactcataaatcaaaatcacttgctattaccacctaTTGAAAGCTAATTATATTCTGTTAAggtttgtcgaacacgccaaTAAGATTAAACTAAGtttaaacattgtttgatcaaaatttgttcTCCATGGTACCCAGAAATCACTGTTTTCTGAATATGTGTGCAGTAAAAAACACACATTAGCATTATATTTCCAGGCCCTAGCCAACgggaaacaaaaataataaatctaTGAAATCATTAACCATAAACAGCTAACATGTTGCTTtaggaaataaattacaaaaatacccaaagatcgaacaaccCATCCCAATCTGATGATAATTAAAtcgtgcatgacacatgtaccgtcgaatgaatgaattgaacaagttagcattgcttttccTTTCCGATTGATGATTGTATTGATCGTATTTCACTGACTATTCAGAACGATTTAAAGTCAATCATTATCATCGGCtgagaaaaagcagtgctaaggccgcacgggatgtCATCATAATccccctatccatttgaagaagcaaatcccaagaaccactccatatatcaaTGCGaaatatgtagtgcacaacccaatacattttcagcatcagcggttcactaaaactcgcttccacaaagtttcgatgataattgttagagtgagacaaaagatagggaaaataacacggtctcccgtgtcacgtgtcattttttacattccttGAAGCTCATGGTGGTGTTCTTGGCTCATCCACAGCGGATTTACGAATATGCTTCCTAATtacttattttttacaatttatttttgcgAGATAAAAGGATTTAAAGGATTTTTAAACGGAATTGAGTTTTAGAAATGCATAGTCATCATGTtctggaaattcaaaatccgaaattttcatacacacacttagattttttctcgTTGTTCGGTAAATTTTCTTACCGGAAACgtactgtaaataaatatttaactgaGGTTTCGGTATTACCAACAAGATTTACCGAACCACCTTgaagaaataaagaaaatcaaaacaatactACTCCGCTTTTACCGATACCGTcgtttttttaccgaaaaaaaCTGTAAATCGTTTTGATTCGCCGAAGACTGTAATTTTTTACCGTACTTCAGTTCATAGTGCTCAATGCTTTACCGAACGAATGGTAATCTGAAATTTCTGAGGCCGCCATATTTGTTTCTAAGGTTCTAAGTGCTAATTATCAAGACCATATTGCAtctgtttttccaaaaactacaGCAGCGGGATGAGTGTCTAGTACGTCTTTTCCGTGAGTATGACCTGAGGGTTTCTTACGGTAGAAGCTTATTTTTAAGATGatttaaaatgttttctttGTAGTATACAACTGAAAATGTACGTTCCGGATTGCAGCATCGCATTAACGAGCATGACCACCCATGACGGAAACGGTGGCGGTTTTCTTCATAAGGGGTGAACAGCCAGGATTGGCGTTCAATGTCCCACCTGAGCCTGCTGATGATGTTTAATTTCCTGCCTCCATTTACACAAACCAGCAGAATTAGTAAAATAAATCGATTTGTTGCATTTGATTTCAATATGGACttcattgtttttattttttcggtgaTCCGATTCTGCCTGCTGTTACGAACAATGCGTTCGGtaatttatttaacattttgttcggTAATAGTTAACGaacatattgtaattttttgacagcTGTGTGTCGATTGAAATTACAGATTGTTCAGTAATTCTTAACTTTACCGAAAGCATTACCgagcgctcagcggtttatatttcggtaaaaaaattaccggagtcggtgatattttctaagtgtgcAAGTATGTTTTTAAGAGAGAACATCCccaaaaaagtgattttcaagaaccttgaagcacaaaccgcaaccaaactatgtttaaacttgctccaatcataaaaccgtgttcgacaataatttgtagaattgaataaactactatgtagaggtatttgcGACAAGTTTTAATGTTCCGTTCAGTCTTCAAAAAAACATGAGCGCCGCTGAGCTTGAGTGCGATTATCGGCAGTGAGCGTTCAACCTAAGCACGCGCCCTCTCTTATGTTCATGTTCGACGAGAGCGCTGAACTTGGCAGCACAGcatgaacgatgtgcaaatgaACTCAATGAAACAGATGGTGGCGGATGAGGATGAACACGATGATGGTTTTGCAGCGCACCCTCAGCCTTCGTCAGCAGCACTACACTTATGCTGTATATAAGCAGCGAACATCAACCATGCCGCGTGTTCTAAATTCACAATGCGATCgatatatgtttaaattttgtcTGAGATTTAGGTATTATAATATAACaatgttgtttattttataaacTTGGGATCATGATCCTATTCttattataaatattttgacaattcGGCCAAGAAACCCCCATGTGAAAGTGAATCAAGCACAAGTAGTTTTTACCCTAATGTGGGTTGCAGTTCTTCGCGGATAGTATGCTTCATTATTCCCCTGTAACCATGAACTTTATATTTCTTCTTTGCGGTGATGCCTGGTCAGAGGTCATTAGGCAAACCTCGGATTCAAAGTTccccaataaaaaataaagaaatattaAACCTCAATAACATAACTATTAATAAAGGGGAAGGTGTACCAACTATAACCAtagttgttcaacatttaaTAATATGTTTAATTTCGAAAATATCCACATTTTGAATCTTATGATATATTTGATCTTACTACGTAAACacacaattttttcaaaataattaaacaattaaataaataaccTCGTTTGACGAATTAAGAAACCACTATGGCCAAAATTGATGCACCTGCCGTGAATGTGTTAATTAAAACATGTATAAAAAACTGGGCAAACTAAACTTGGAAAATTCATACGAAGATAACTTTAAAACTAATGTATCTACCATCAAGTCAACAGTTGCTGTGCGGCCTCATTCCACTGTACACATTAACCTGGGatacggttatatgaaaaatttagattctcgctccagtccactttttggattggattaaggtcccataacaactgtgcaaaatttcagctcgatcgatgAAACTATAtgttagcgccagccgttcaaatttgtatggaattcactatgggaaaacttacttttgcaaagaaaaatcgccagaggtcgccctttttttaaggcactctgtgcttgtggccactactgtgccggaatcaggtgatctgtagcttctttaccgatacagatctatttttaacttatctatatttacatcaactttcactctctcctactcttttactctcacaccgagcaggtaggagagagctctgttgttagtgaggctagctgcctgcgaagagggtcagtttgtctcagtcaccatctgatactgacggaggatggatgtgccccccaaagcacggtcctccgtgaggcatcttctggtggctggacgggttttttgtggaggggctgggaatcgaacccatgaccttccgcttatgaagcgaaagcgtaacctcaaggctacggacccccctagaGGTCGCCCCTTATCCTCTTTAAAAATTCTGGACAGGTATTTTtccgatgaacaacattgttggggcctagatagccgtagcgttaaacgcacagctattcagcaagaccaagctgagggtcgtgggttcgaatcccaccggttgaggatcttctcgggttggaaattttctcgacttcccagggcatagagtatcttcgacttcctagggcatagagtatcttgtactcatgcaaaaatggtcattggcacagtaagctctcagttaacaactctggaagtgttcataagaacactaagctgagaagcaggctctgtcccattgggaacgtaatgtcagaaagatgaagaagaagaacattgtTTAAGAccgtaaaaatctgaaaattgttATTAAGCATACACTATTCAGAAATTATTGcacaattttgttattattgttattttttacgttttaatcaacgtcgccttaccaatagattttcattgaataacttttttcaccaATGTAGGATTGATTCGCGgccttcggcaatattcttcatcgtaaaaatacatattgaggtctgtgttcagaattttttaagagataatgggcgacctctggcaatTTTTCTTTGCAAGAATAAGTTGTcccatagtaaattccatacaaatttgaacggctggcgctaaaatatagtttcaccaatcaagctgaaattttgcacaattgtaatgggacctaaatgcaatccaaaaagtggactggagctagaatctaaattttgtcccacactgcACATATGCAGGTGCACTTTGTAagcatttattcattttttacaaatttttattttttgataacatATAAGGTGAAACTTATGATATGAAATAGTTCTTGTCGAAATGTAGAATGAAAAGCTTAGTTCATGTAGTCTTATTCATGTAAATGTTTGATAATAAGGTTTTACACGCTCcaagtagaaacgccaaaaattcaaaTAGTGCATTTTAACGtttaaaacttgtttttcatcGCATGACTTTTACGATTTTAGGGAAATGCATTTTATATTATGTTTCAGACAAAACATATCTGCACGGTAAATGGACCATGTTTTATATGCTGCGTATTTAGATTTTGAGCGAATATGAGAAAGTTTGgataatacagtcaaacctcctatgagagtttcaataaaagaaaaaaaagagtacacatactactagcaacataattactccaccaacaacgtttcttcatgATACGAAATTGAATCATGATAAGACGCACCTAGCGTGcccatagaacggtacgaggggACCTTTACATAACATTTGGTAacatttgaagaatttgttgtcATGTATCCctcattttagatttttttcatgtattgTAATATTTGCTATTAGTTATGTATTATTATTTCTGgcccgattcgaatgaaactttcacagaacatcagatataacttgaattttaacatacatttttgaatattatttccaaacacgagtttataagtagttaaaaaattcaatactatttatctcaaaacctgatagccctacacaaaaactgtcttcagcaaacttattcatctcgtcaaaatctacaactttgctgaaaattcCATGAAGCTATTCTTTCAATATGTTGAgctatgtcaattataaaaattcatcagaaaattcacttcagtcaaaccgttactgcttttcaacttgtgattggaaaaatcactcaaaaatatatgttaaaattcaagttatatctgatattctgtgaaaatttcattcaaatcgatccataaataactgagatatagtttatcaaagttggtcattttgtgtggaaaatcgaaaaagttgcaaatgttttgtccaatactgtatatatttttttttcaaaaagcagATTGTTctcaaatgcacggtgaatggtagcttgaagGTACCGGGGAtatgcaaaatgattgagattggagaaattcctttatgATAGATGgttgaaattggatgcatccagAAGCATTCGACGTCAAAAgagattgggcaaatctgggcccggaatgtacacagatgactcatacgtcatttgaaagatctaagtgagacaagaaaaagttggtatggggtcaaaaatatctgtcgtgggagaaaaaagttattccgcattagactggcccttaaacaaaaaagttgtaaaactcaacggggcaccccctagatatgagccttagggtaagagaaacgctctctcaaaatttcaactcaattggttgctctaccagctggcgcattcgatttgaagtttgtatgagatattggtctcaaatatattgaaaactgatcctatgtcactgtttcgttccgtatactaattgtgcacgttcaaataagcccagaatgacaaatacaatAGTTGATactctaatgaacataattgcagaaggttgtatctggatttaatctcattttcattactctttcagttgtttaaagtaaggcttagatcagcactcccgtacagtcacttatatgcatgcgacatgtgcctcagc includes:
- the LOC5575934 gene encoding membrane-associated protein Hem; its protein translation is MARHLNPNQQKISEKLIILNDRGVGILTRIYNIKKACGDTKSKPGFLSEKSLESSIKFIVKRFPNIDIKGLAAITNIKSEIIKSLSLYYYTFVDLLDFKDNVCEILTTMDALQIHLDITLNFELSKNYLDLVTTYVSLMILLSRVEDRKAVLGLFNAAYEMQHQQSDQSFPRLGQMIIDYDAPVKKLADEFIPHQRLLASAITSLTKIYPMRNLSAEKWRELQLLSLVGTPATLLKAAKTDTMSCEYVSLETLDRWVIFGLMLNHQALGHQDLITSMWISALDSSWVVALFRDEVIYIHQYIQNTFEGMKGYGKRISEVKECYNQAVQKAGLLHRERRKFLRTALKELALIMTDQPGLLGPKALLIFIGLCYARDEILWLLRHNDNPPVVKSKGKSTEDLVDRQLPELLFHMEELRALVRKYSQVMQRYYVQYLSGYDAIDLNFKMQQLQVCPEDESIILSSLYNTAASLNVKQVEENETFDFRAFRLDWFRLQTFMSAKSAIRIVDFPDLARLLDSMVFHTKMVDNLDEILVETSDLSIFCFYNKMFEDQFHMCLEFPAQNRYIIAFPLICSHFQNCTHEMCPEERHHIRERSLSVVNMFLDEMAKEAKNIITTICDEQCMMADALLPKHCAKILSAAASRKKKDKNKKHMDDIRRPGDESYRKTREELTTMDKLHMALTELCFAINYCPTVNVWEYAFAPREYLCQHLETRFSRALVGMVMYNQDTMEIAKPSELLASVRAYMNVLQTVENYVHIDITRVFNNCLLQQTQAQDSHGEKTIAAHYNTWYSDVLLRKVSGGNIVFSLNQKAFVSITPEGCIPFNPEEFSDFNELRALAELIGPYGIKLLNESLMWHIANQVQELKRMVALNKEVLSILRSNFDKPEIMKEQFKRLQQVDNVLQRMTIIGVILSFRQLAQEALVDVLDQRIPFLLSSVKDFQEHVPGGDPLKTVSEMASASGLKCKVDPALSNALKAHKPELDEGEHLIVCLLMVFVAVSIPKLAKNENSFYRASLEAHTNNTHCMAVAINNIFGAMFTICGQNDIEDRMKEFLALASSSLLRLGQESDKEAIKNRESIYLLLDQIVQESPFLTMDLLESCFPYALIRNAYHAVYKQEQLMH